In the genome of Mucilaginibacter sp. 14171R-50, the window ATGTACGCCAATGGCGCCTGGTTAAAAAATAATCCGATACCTGGCGCCTACTCGTCCTGGGGGATTGGTAACGCTGTGCAGGAAGACCTGCGCAAAAAACTGAAAAAGATAAATGAAGACGCACTGAATGCCAATGCGGCTAAAGGCAGCAACACGCAAAAAATAGGCGATTTTTATTACAGCGGCATGGATACCGTTAACATTGAAAAGCAGGGCCTGGCCCCGTTAAAAGAGGAACTGGCCCGGGTTGATAAGGTAACCGACGTGAGAACGCTGATAGAAGAATTTGCGCACCTGGAAACCATCGGGGTGCAAACGCCGTTTGGCGCTTATGCCGCGCAGGACGACCGCAACAGCGAAAAGATATTGATGCAGTTGTCGCAGTCGGGCATAGGGTTGCCTAATCGCGATTACTATTTCAACACAGACGAGCACAGCGCAGCTATACGTAACGATTACCAGCAAAAGCACTTGCCCGCTTTGTTTAAGCTGATAGGCCTTGACGATGCAGCGGCCAGGGCGGCTACGCAAAAAACTTATGCCATAGAGAAATTCCTGGCTGATAGTTCGCGCAAATTGGTTGACCTGCGCGACCCATACCATAATTATAACAAGATGGCCCTGGTTGGTTTAAGCAACCTGGCGCCGGTTGTTGACTGGAAAAAAACGTTTGAGCAAATGGATTTTAAACAGGTTGATACGGTGATTGTTGGCCAGCCCGAGTATTATCGTGCGGTTAACAAGGCCCTTACAACCTTTACTGTTAACGACTGGAAGAACTACATCCGCAAAAACATCGTTAACGATTATAGCCCTTACCTGAGCAAGGCGTTTAGCGATGAGAGCTTTAGGTTTTATGGTACTGTTATTTCGGGCAGAAAAGAACAGTTGCCACGCTGGAAAAGGGTGCTGGATACCGAAGGCAGCCTGATGGGCGAAGTGCTTGGGCAAATATTTGTAAAAGAATACTTTCCCGAGAAAACCAAAAAGCGCTACGTTGATCTGGTAGAGGCTGTACGCACATCATTTGGTGAGCACATTGACAAGCTTGACTGGATGAGCGCTGAAACCAAAAAGAAAGCGCATAACAAACTTGCCAAGGTGTTCCCTAAGGTAGGGTTCCCGGATAAATGGAAAGATTTTTCGTCGCTTGAAATAACCCGCGGCCCATACGCGCAAAATGTGATGCGCGGCAACAGCTACTGGCATAAATACAATGCGGATAAACTGGGTAAGCCCGTTGACCGCACCGAATGGGGGATGACGCCCCAAACGTATAATGCTTATTACAACCCGTCGAACAATGAAATTGTACTGCCTGCCGCCATATTTATTTTACCATGGGCGATGGACGAGAATATAGACGATGCCGTTGTTTATGGTTATGGTGCGGCATCTACCATTGGCCACGAAATTACTCACGGCTTTGACGATCAGGGCCGCCAATACGACGAGAAAGGGAACCTTAAAGCATGGTGGACACCGGCTGATTCTGCAAAGTTTGCGCAGCGCGCCCAAATGCTGGTCGATCAGTTTAACGGTTACACCGTTTATGGCCAGCATATCAACGGAAAGGCAACCTTAGGCGAAAACATTGCAGATTTAGGAGGGATAGCTATCGGCCTTGATGCCTTTAAAAAAACCGACCAGTATAAGCAAGGTAAAACTATTAACAGCCTTACCCCAATACAGCGCTACTTTTTAGGCTACGCCATGGGGTGGTTGGGCCAGGATAGAAAAGAATCGTTATTAAGCCAGATACTAACCAACGAGCACTCGCCCGGCTTTTTACGTGTGAACGGCCCTTTTAGTGATGTGCCCGAATTTTATGAAGCATTCGGCGTTAAAAAAGGCGACAAAATGTGGTTAGATCCCGATAAACGGGTAAAGATCTGGTAAAGCCTCACCCTGCCCTCTCCAAAGGAGAGGGTTAAAAAAGCCTCATCTTAAGTCCCTCTCCTTTGGAGAGGGGTTTGGGGTGAGGCCTGCTTTTTATATCTTTACCGCATGCAAATCGTACACGCCCTGCAGCAGTGGTGGCAGCATCAAACCTGGCTCGAAATAACCGGGGTTATAACCGGGCTGCTCTGCGTGTACCTCGCCGCAAAAAATAATATCTGGAACTGGCCGTTTGCAATTATCAGCGTAACAATCTACGTCTTCATTTTTTTTGAAGCCCGCCTTTTTGCCGACATGGGCCTGCAGGGTTATTTTTTGGGCATGAATATATACGGATGGTGGTACTGGAGCCGAAGGCCGGCAAACGAAAAGAAGATTCCCGTTGCCCGCATCACAAAAAAAGAAGTGGCCATATCTGCAGCAGCCATAATTATATTTACAATTTTACTCGGCTCGTTATTAAAATATACGCCGGCCTCATTCCCGTATCTTGATAGTTTTTGTACCGCTTGCAGCCTGGTTGCCCAGGTGTTTTTGGCGCGTAAGGTGCTCGAGAACTGGCTGATATGGATCTTTGTAGATGTTGTATATGTGGGTGTATATATTTTTAAGGACCTTCACCTTACGGCCCTGATGTATGCCATATACGTAGCCATTGCGCTGATGGGATATCTCGACTGGAAAAAAGACTGGATAAGAGGCCGGAAAGAAACAAGAAGTAAGATCCAAGAAACAAGAAATTGATGATCAAATCCGAAATCGAAAGTTCGACATCCGAAATAACAAAAATAGCCGTTGTTGGCCCGGAGTCTACCGGTAAATCGCATATGTCGGCTTATTTGGCTAAGTATTACCAAACGGTTTGGGTGCCTGAGTATGCGCGCAGGTATTGCGAAAAGCTAACCGCGCCCCCCACCTGGCAAGACGAGATAAACATGTTTTACGGGCAGCTTGCGTTAGAGGCGGAGTTGCTGCCTCAGGCAAATAAGATACTTATCTGCGATACCACGTTTATTACCGTAAAGATATGGAGCGACCAGATATTTGGTCAGGCGCCTCAACAAGTTATTAACGAATTGCCAAAACACCCATACAACCTTTACCTCTTACTGGATATCGACCTGCCCTGGCAGGACGACCCGCTACGCGATTTCCCGCACCTGCGCGAGCATTTTATGCAGATATGGCACACCGAATTGCAGGCGTTAAACGCCCGTTATGTGGTGATATCGGGCACCGGGGACGACCGGTACAAAAACGCTGTTGATGCGATAAGCACGTATCTCTCTGAACGGAAACTTTAGCGGAATTTTGAAAGGGCAGAATTCTGTATATCAATTAATTCTTAAAAATTCGGTTTCAGGCATTTTTTTTCTTCCCATCGTGCAACGTTGTTAAATACCCTGCGTCATTTAACGTGAAACCTGTCATTAATTTGGAAGCCGTATATGTAGATAAACACTATAGCCTGGTGGTTGAGTGTAAACAGGGAAGTAAAAAGGCCTGTTATGAATTGTATCGATTATATGCTAAAGCGATGTTGAACGTCGCCTTTAGGATTGTGGGCAATATTGGCGAGGCGGAAGATGTTTTGCAGGAATCCTTTACGGATGCTTTCAATAAACTGAAGGATTTTAGGCAGGAAACAACCTTTGGTTTATGGTTAAAACAAATTGTTGTGCACCGCTCTATAAACCTTTTGCGCAAAAGGAAGTTAGCGTTTGTTGAAATAGAAGACGGGCAACTGGATAATGTACCCGACGAAGAACCCTGGGATGATGAAGACGTGCAATACCAGGTAGCACAGGTAAAAGAAGCCATGAAGGAGTTGCCCGAAGGTTACCGGGTGGTATTATCACTTTATCTTTTAGAAGGGTATGATCACGAGGAAATAGGGCAGATACTGAATATTACAGAAAACACCTCAAGAACGCAGTTTTTGAGGGCTAAAAGAAAATTGAGCGAGATATTATTAAGAAAGGGAATTAGAAAATGAGCAAGCGTTTAGAAGATTTTATGAGCAGCAACAGGGAAGAATTTGACGACCTGGAGCCACGCGCCGATATCTGGAACAATATTGCCAGGGAGTTGGATGCATGGGAGGAAGCGGCGCCAAAAAAGCGCGAAGCAAAAACCTTTTCACTGGGTTTTGTACTAAAGGTAGCCGCTTCGGTGATCGTAGTTATGGGTTTAGGTTTCGCTGTGTACCTAAAAAGCCAGCATACGGCAACCGTAAACCTGGCCGATATTAACCCCACTTATGCCAGGCAACAAATGCATTATGCATCGATGATAGAGAGCAAGCGCACCAGGTTAAAACTGGTTGCCAAATTTGACCCGCAGCTTTACAATGAGTTTACTGCCGACCTGAAAAAAATGGACGCCAACTACAAAAAACTAAATATAGATTTAGCCACCAGCCCTAACCAGGAGCGTGTTTTACGTGCAATGATCCGGAACTTGCAAATACAAACAGAGGTGCTTAATCAGCAACTGAGCGTAATTGAACAATTTAACCAAAGTAAAAAGGATCATCAAAATGAAAACAAGGATATTTAAACACAGCCTGCTTGCGGCTTTCGCGGCACTGGCCTTAAACACTACCGTAGCAGCGCAGGACTCTGTTGTGGCCCCGCCCGCCCCACCCGCCCCACCCAAAGTTTATGTATTTAAGGAGAATAAAGCCTTTAAGAAAAACATGGCCGACCTTAAAATAAAAATGAAGGACCTGAAGGTGAAGATGGGCAAAATGAAATTCAAGCAAAACGCGGATCTTAAGTTTGCCTTTAAAGATTTTGACAAAAATTTCAAAGAAAACTTTAAAGATTTCGGTAAAAATTTCCGGGATTTTGGAAAAAACTTTGCCGGGAGCTTTAGCGAGCTATCGCCCAATTTTTCCGAAGGGTTTAAGAACATGGATGGCATAAGCTTCAATAACAACTTCAGCGATGATGAATACAAGCAGAAGGTTGCCAGCGGCCAGATTACCGAAAAGGTAAAAAATTACAGCAAAAGCTACAGCGCTGATGGGAATGATATTTTGCAGATCAACAACAAGTTTGGTAAAGTAGTGGTTAACACCTGGGCCAAAAACGAATTTAAGGTTGATGTACAAATGAAGTTTGGGTCGGAAGATGAGGATTTTGTGAACAAGATGATAGAAGGCTCAAGCATCAGCGATAGCAAGGTAGGTTCAATCGTATCATTTAAAACTAACCTGCCCCGTAATACCAACAGCCATGGCAACACCCATATGGAAATAAATTACACCGTATACATGCCCGCCGGGAATACATTAGATCTTACCAACCAGTTTGGCAGCGTTACCCTGCCCGACCTGACCGGCAAAACCATATTAAGGGTGTCGTATGGGGCATTGAATGCTCAACAGCTTTTAAATAAGGATAACGATGTAAAGGTGAGGTTTGGGGATGCTACCCTGGTTACCTTTAATGGCGGCAAGCTGGATATTGGTTACGGCAAGCTAAAAGCCGGCACGGTAAGCAATGTTAACGCCGATGTATCTTTTGGAGGCATGACCGTAGATAAGCTAAAAAACAACGTAGACGTAAATATCAAATATGGTAACGGCTTTGATATCGGATCGATTGACAAATCGGTACGCAATCTTACCATCAATGCATCGTTCACAAAAATAAAGCTTGATTTTAAGGAGGCCAACAGCTTTAATTTTGATGTGGTTACCAAATTTGGCGGCTTTAACTATGATGACGACAGGATGAAAGTTACCGACAAATCACCAAGCGACAGTGAGCGCGGATGGTCGTCAACAAAAACCTACAAAGGGTACATAGGGAAAAGTAACAGCGATGGTAAAATTGCCATTAATGCCAGTTATACCGATGTAAAGTTCTATTAAAAACTATTGATCAAGCATAAATTTAAAACCCTTGCCATAACGGCAGGGGTTTTGCTATTTTAGCCCTGAAAAAGTTTACACCGAATGGAAATATTAACCGACCCGGAAGCGTGGGTTTCGCTGATAACGCTAACCGTTTTAGAGATAGTGCTGGGTATTGATAATGTGATATTTATATCCATATTATCAGATAAACTGCCAAGGAACCAGCAGGAAAAGGGCCGTAAGATAGGCCTGGCAATGGCAATGATAACCCGCATATTGTTGCTGCTTACCATTACCTGGGTTATGAAGCTAACCGCGCCGTTGTTCAACATTTCGGGCATGTTGGGCGTTACCGACCCTGAATGGGTAGAAAAGCTGGCCATCTCGGGCCGCGACCTGATCCTTATTATCGGCGGCTTGTTCCTTATATATAAGAGCACTGCCGAAATACATCACAAAATTGAAGGCGAAGACGAAAATGAAGGAAATGTTAAACCGCATTCGTTTTGGGGAACCATTGTTCAGATCATGCTGCTGGATATCGTTTTCTCGCTCGACTCAGTTATTACTGCGGTTGGTATGGCCAAGCACGTAGAAATTATGATAGCTGCGGTAGTAATAGCTGTAGGTATTATGATGTGGGCATCAAGCGGTGTAGCCAATTTTGTGAACAAACACCCAACTGTAAAAATGCTGGCGCTATCGTTCTTGTTATTAATTGGCGTATCGCTGTTAGCCGAGGCGCTTGAGCAGCATATTCCTAAAGGGTATATTTACTTCGCAATGGCTTTCTCGATACTGGTTGAGATGCTGAACCTTAAAATGCGGTCAAAGCGAAATGCCAAAACTACCCATTAAGGTGGTTAAGCAGTATGATCAGTGTTCCCGGAATAAGCCACTGTAATATGGCATTATAAGTCTCGGTTTTGATCATCAGGATAGATTAAGGCTTACAGCGGGGCGAGGCACCCGCCACGCTGTAAGCCTTAAATTCTGGTATGCGGCAGAACGCTGAATTATACAAAGCAATTCTATTTAAACTTATTTTTAAGTGCTGCAAGTTTGCTCGTCATATCCATTTCAGGTTCGGGCTGTGCCTTTTTTGTAAAGGTTTTTTGAACCGGTTTTTGATCTCGGGGTTTAGTTCCGCTGTGTTCGCGTTTTTCACCCTCTTTCATCGATAGCGAAATGCGCTTGCGGTTAACATCCACTTCGGTAACGGTTACCTCAACCTTTTGGTGCACTTTTAACACCTCGTTAGGGTCTTTTATAAAACGGTTGGTTATCTGGCTCAGGTGCACCAGGCCATCCTGATGAACGCCGATATCTACAAAGGCGCCGAAGTTGGTAATGTTGGTT includes:
- a CDS encoding M13 family metallopeptidase, translating into MIIKKYTLHAVTACAMSALLLSACKDKNKTYAENDVVIKNIDKSVKPGDDFFMYANGAWLKNNPIPGAYSSWGIGNAVQEDLRKKLKKINEDALNANAAKGSNTQKIGDFYYSGMDTVNIEKQGLAPLKEELARVDKVTDVRTLIEEFAHLETIGVQTPFGAYAAQDDRNSEKILMQLSQSGIGLPNRDYYFNTDEHSAAIRNDYQQKHLPALFKLIGLDDAAARAATQKTYAIEKFLADSSRKLVDLRDPYHNYNKMALVGLSNLAPVVDWKKTFEQMDFKQVDTVIVGQPEYYRAVNKALTTFTVNDWKNYIRKNIVNDYSPYLSKAFSDESFRFYGTVISGRKEQLPRWKRVLDTEGSLMGEVLGQIFVKEYFPEKTKKRYVDLVEAVRTSFGEHIDKLDWMSAETKKKAHNKLAKVFPKVGFPDKWKDFSSLEITRGPYAQNVMRGNSYWHKYNADKLGKPVDRTEWGMTPQTYNAYYNPSNNEIVLPAAIFILPWAMDENIDDAVVYGYGAASTIGHEITHGFDDQGRQYDEKGNLKAWWTPADSAKFAQRAQMLVDQFNGYTVYGQHINGKATLGENIADLGGIAIGLDAFKKTDQYKQGKTINSLTPIQRYFLGYAMGWLGQDRKESLLSQILTNEHSPGFLRVNGPFSDVPEFYEAFGVKKGDKMWLDPDKRVKIW
- the pnuC gene encoding nicotinamide riboside transporter PnuC — its product is MQIVHALQQWWQHQTWLEITGVITGLLCVYLAAKNNIWNWPFAIISVTIYVFIFFEARLFADMGLQGYFLGMNIYGWWYWSRRPANEKKIPVARITKKEVAISAAAIIIFTILLGSLLKYTPASFPYLDSFCTACSLVAQVFLARKVLENWLIWIFVDVVYVGVYIFKDLHLTALMYAIYVAIALMGYLDWKKDWIRGRKETRSKIQETRN
- a CDS encoding AAA family ATPase, giving the protein MIKSEIESSTSEITKIAVVGPESTGKSHMSAYLAKYYQTVWVPEYARRYCEKLTAPPTWQDEINMFYGQLALEAELLPQANKILICDTTFITVKIWSDQIFGQAPQQVINELPKHPYNLYLLLDIDLPWQDDPLRDFPHLREHFMQIWHTELQALNARYVVISGTGDDRYKNAVDAISTYLSERKL
- a CDS encoding RNA polymerase sigma factor; the encoded protein is MEAVYVDKHYSLVVECKQGSKKACYELYRLYAKAMLNVAFRIVGNIGEAEDVLQESFTDAFNKLKDFRQETTFGLWLKQIVVHRSINLLRKRKLAFVEIEDGQLDNVPDEEPWDDEDVQYQVAQVKEAMKELPEGYRVVLSLYLLEGYDHEEIGQILNITENTSRTQFLRAKRKLSEILLRKGIRK
- a CDS encoding TerC family protein encodes the protein MEILTDPEAWVSLITLTVLEIVLGIDNVIFISILSDKLPRNQQEKGRKIGLAMAMITRILLLLTITWVMKLTAPLFNISGMLGVTDPEWVEKLAISGRDLILIIGGLFLIYKSTAEIHHKIEGEDENEGNVKPHSFWGTIVQIMLLDIVFSLDSVITAVGMAKHVEIMIAAVVIAVGIMMWASSGVANFVNKHPTVKMLALSFLLLIGVSLLAEALEQHIPKGYIYFAMAFSILVEMLNLKMRSKRNAKTTH